A part of Larkinella insperata genomic DNA contains:
- a CDS encoding RNA methyltransferase produces MPRKVSLDELNRLSVEDFKQAAKNPYCLILDNVRSLNNVGSVFRTADAFRAEKIYLCGITGTPPHRDITKTALGATESVDWEYAPDVAGLVEKLRQDGWTVAAIEQAEGSVSLQNFQPDANKKTAFVFGNEVAGVNDAVVQKADLVLEIPQYGTKHSLNIAVSAGIICWDFLTKLNKNLT; encoded by the coding sequence ATGCCCAGAAAAGTAAGTCTTGACGAGCTTAATCGTCTGTCCGTGGAGGATTTCAAACAAGCCGCCAAAAACCCGTATTGCCTGATTTTGGATAATGTACGGAGTCTCAATAACGTGGGCTCGGTGTTCCGGACGGCCGACGCCTTCCGGGCCGAAAAGATCTACCTCTGCGGAATCACGGGGACCCCGCCCCACCGCGACATCACCAAAACCGCCCTGGGAGCCACCGAGTCGGTCGACTGGGAATACGCCCCGGACGTTGCCGGACTGGTGGAAAAGCTCAGACAGGATGGCTGGACGGTTGCGGCCATTGAGCAGGCCGAAGGAAGCGTCAGTTTGCAAAACTTTCAGCCGGATGCCAACAAAAAGACGGCCTTTGTGTTTGGTAATGAGGTTGCGGGCGTCAACGACGCTGTTGTTCAGAAAGCGGACCTTGTCCTCGAAATCCCGCAATACGGCACCAAACATTCACTCAATATCGCCGTTAGCGCCGGTATTATTTGCTGGGACTTTCTGACAAAACTTAACAAAAACTTAACATAA
- the mutS gene encoding DNA mismatch repair protein MutS — protein MAHSASPAKPQKNSKETPLNRQYNQIKLKYPGAILLFRVGDFYETFGEDAVKASRILGITLTKRNNGGANEELAGFPHHSLDTHLPKLVRAGERVAICDQLEDPTMAKGIVKRGVTELVTPGVSFNDNVLDTRRNNYLAAVHFSKGAGPEAQFGVAFLDISTGEFLTAQGNAAYADKLLQSFNPSEILFCKKHRKDFVELFGDKFHTYTLEDWAFTYDFSYPLLTQHFQTSSLKGFGVENLTDGIVAAGVILHYLHETEHKDVGHIVRLTRLEEDKYVWLDRFTIRNLELVMPQQDGGIPLIQILDQTVTPMGARLLRKWLLLPLKDKPLIEERLNTVELLKDGQSEDGQLGLREALEQHLKQIGDLERLISKVAVRRISPREMVQLKRSLSHILPIKELLINAMAQQPMTSSIKKYADQLNACTFLVDRIEAELREEAPVLSNQGGMIKSGVNADLDQLHEIAFSGKDFLVQLQNREIQRTGIGSLKVAYNKVFGYYLEVSNAHKSRVPDDWIRKQTLVNAERYITPELKEYEDKILNAEDQIFMIEQRMFNDLVVAAGEYVNHIQQNARVISVLDVLASFARVAEKNRYVKPTITNDKALQIKDGRHPVIEQQLPPGEPYVPNDLFLDDETQQIIIITGPNMAGKSALLRQTALIVLMAQTGCFVPASEAEIGIVDKIFTRVGASDNLSRGESTFMVEMTETASILNNLSERSLVIMDEIGRGTSTYDGVSIAWSIAEYLHNHPHYRAKTLFATHYHELNELATDLPRIKNFNVAVKEMGNKVIFLRKLKEGGSEHSFGIHVAQMAGMPTKIVSRAGEILQQLESQREGAGDDRRATLRDMPKANDITLKIFEAGDPKAEAIKDKLRKMDINTLTPIEALLKLNELLKMIE, from the coding sequence TTGGCACATTCGGCATCACCCGCAAAACCCCAAAAAAACTCCAAAGAAACTCCTTTAAATCGGCAATACAATCAGATCAAGTTAAAATACCCCGGCGCGATCCTGCTTTTCCGCGTGGGCGATTTTTATGAAACATTCGGTGAAGATGCCGTTAAAGCGAGCCGAATTCTGGGCATCACCCTGACCAAACGAAACAACGGCGGTGCCAACGAAGAACTGGCCGGATTTCCGCACCACTCGCTGGATACGCACCTGCCCAAACTGGTGCGGGCGGGCGAGCGCGTGGCCATCTGCGACCAGCTGGAAGACCCCACCATGGCCAAGGGCATCGTTAAACGCGGGGTGACGGAGCTGGTAACGCCCGGCGTTTCATTCAACGACAACGTGCTCGACACCCGCCGGAACAACTACCTGGCGGCTGTTCACTTTTCGAAAGGAGCGGGGCCGGAAGCGCAGTTCGGCGTGGCGTTTCTGGATATTTCAACCGGCGAATTTCTGACGGCTCAGGGCAACGCGGCTTACGCCGACAAACTGCTCCAGAGCTTTAACCCGTCGGAAATTCTGTTCTGTAAAAAACACCGGAAAGATTTCGTTGAACTGTTTGGCGATAAATTTCACACGTATACGCTCGAAGACTGGGCGTTTACCTACGATTTTTCCTATCCGCTGCTGACCCAGCATTTTCAGACTTCCTCGCTGAAAGGCTTTGGCGTCGAAAACCTGACGGACGGTATTGTGGCGGCCGGGGTTATTTTGCATTACCTGCACGAAACCGAGCACAAGGATGTCGGCCACATCGTTCGGCTGACCCGGCTGGAAGAAGATAAGTACGTCTGGCTCGACCGGTTCACCATCCGGAACCTGGAGTTGGTCATGCCGCAGCAGGACGGTGGTATCCCGCTGATTCAGATTCTGGACCAGACCGTCACGCCGATGGGAGCCCGGCTGCTGCGGAAGTGGCTGCTGCTGCCGTTGAAAGACAAACCGTTGATTGAAGAGCGGTTGAATACCGTTGAACTGCTCAAAGACGGCCAGTCGGAAGACGGGCAACTCGGTTTGCGGGAAGCCCTCGAGCAGCACCTGAAGCAAATCGGGGATTTGGAGCGGCTCATTTCGAAAGTGGCCGTCCGGCGGATTTCGCCCCGGGAGATGGTGCAGCTAAAGCGTTCGCTATCGCATATTCTGCCCATCAAGGAACTGCTGATCAACGCCATGGCGCAGCAACCGATGACCTCTTCGATCAAGAAGTACGCCGATCAGCTCAATGCCTGTACCTTCCTGGTTGATCGGATCGAAGCGGAGTTGCGCGAAGAAGCGCCGGTGCTGAGCAATCAGGGCGGGATGATCAAAAGCGGAGTCAACGCGGATCTGGATCAACTGCACGAGATTGCGTTTTCGGGCAAAGATTTTCTGGTGCAGCTGCAAAACCGGGAAATCCAGCGCACGGGCATTGGTTCGCTGAAAGTAGCTTACAACAAGGTGTTTGGGTATTACCTGGAGGTGTCAAACGCCCACAAGTCGCGCGTGCCGGACGACTGGATCCGGAAGCAGACGCTGGTGAACGCCGAACGTTACATTACACCTGAACTGAAAGAATACGAGGACAAAATTCTGAACGCTGAAGACCAGATTTTCATGATCGAACAGCGGATGTTCAACGATCTGGTGGTGGCGGCTGGCGAATATGTCAACCACATCCAGCAGAACGCCCGGGTGATTTCGGTGCTCGACGTGCTGGCGTCGTTTGCCCGCGTGGCCGAGAAAAACCGGTACGTCAAACCGACGATCACCAACGACAAGGCCTTGCAGATCAAGGACGGACGGCACCCGGTAATCGAACAGCAACTGCCGCCCGGCGAGCCCTACGTACCGAACGATCTGTTTCTGGATGATGAAACGCAGCAGATTATTATTATTACGGGGCCGAACATGGCCGGTAAATCGGCGCTCCTGCGGCAAACGGCGTTGATCGTGCTGATGGCGCAAACGGGTTGTTTTGTGCCCGCTTCGGAAGCCGAAATCGGTATTGTCGATAAAATATTCACGCGCGTGGGTGCTTCCGACAACCTCTCGCGGGGCGAGTCAACGTTTATGGTGGAGATGACCGAAACCGCCAGCATCCTGAACAACCTCAGCGAGCGTAGCCTGGTGATCATGGACGAAATCGGGCGGGGTACCAGCACCTACGACGGGGTTTCCATCGCCTGGTCAATTGCCGAGTACCTGCACAACCACCCGCACTACCGGGCCAAAACCCTTTTTGCCACCCACTACCACGAACTGAACGAACTGGCGACGGATTTGCCGCGCATCAAGAACTTCAATGTGGCCGTCAAGGAAATGGGCAATAAGGTGATTTTCCTCCGGAAACTGAAAGAGGGGGGAAGCGAGCACAGCTTCGGGATTCACGTGGCCCAGATGGCCGGTATGCCCACCAAGATTGTCAGCCGGGCCGGTGAAATCCTGCAACAACTCGAAAGCCAGCGGGAAGGAGCGGGCGACGACCGGCGGGCAACGCTGCGGGACATGCCCAAAGCAAACGACATTACGCTTAAAATCTTCGAAGCCGGTGACCCGAAAGCCGAAGCCATCAAGGACAAACTCCGGAAGATGGACATCAACACGCTGACGCCGATTGAAGCGTTGCTGAAACTGAATGAGCTGCTGAAAATGATTGAATAA
- a CDS encoding sensor histidine kinase has protein sequence MPRTTIRIWIALSALLITGIVLTQIYWMRNEYELQERQFLHTVTKALHKVASRVAQPEKDSPVDVQVIAHSPADYLVNLNVPFDSQKLNLHLDSELALHQIQTPFYYGLYNTRVRQIIYQDPNQQTTDPLSESRVVKPIPSPYYFVVHFPGQVRYLTQQMDFEILLSTIVLLLTAFFVYFFYGLFRQKSRTEEQREFMSNMTHELQTPIASIRLAADILLSPKIIEQPERMRKYVRMVQEETMRLQQQVETVLTVARTEDSNGIKLHPICIDMHELLYHLAERHGDYLHLELDAQHAIIQADRMHLVNVIGNLVDNALKYTPKNPLIRLTTHNENGQLVVMVQDNGIGIAPEHQPHIFDAYYRAPGANAQSVKGFGLGLSYVQKIIKAHHWKITLHSTLGQGTSFRIRIPQHTAHAQKEIRVKSEE, from the coding sequence ATGCCACGAACGACTATTCGCATTTGGATCGCGCTTTCGGCCCTGTTAATCACGGGTATTGTGTTAACCCAGATTTACTGGATGCGCAATGAGTATGAACTTCAGGAACGACAATTTCTGCACACGGTTACCAAAGCCCTTCACAAGGTAGCCTCGCGCGTGGCCCAACCTGAAAAAGACAGTCCGGTTGATGTTCAGGTGATTGCTCATTCTCCGGCCGATTATCTGGTCAATCTGAATGTTCCGTTCGATTCGCAAAAGTTGAACTTACACCTCGACAGCGAACTGGCGCTTCACCAGATTCAAACCCCCTTTTACTACGGGTTGTACAATACTCGCGTCAGGCAGATCATCTACCAAGATCCCAATCAACAAACCACCGATCCTTTATCTGAAAGTAGGGTTGTCAAGCCCATTCCGTCACCGTATTACTTTGTGGTCCATTTCCCCGGCCAGGTCCGTTACCTGACGCAGCAGATGGATTTTGAGATTCTGTTGTCGACCATTGTGCTGTTGCTTACCGCCTTTTTTGTTTATTTTTTCTACGGGTTGTTCAGGCAAAAAAGCCGTACGGAAGAGCAGCGGGAGTTTATGAGCAACATGACGCATGAATTGCAGACGCCCATTGCGTCCATCAGGCTGGCCGCCGATATATTGCTATCCCCCAAAATTATCGAACAACCCGAGCGGATGCGAAAGTATGTGCGGATGGTGCAGGAGGAAACCATGCGGTTACAGCAACAGGTAGAGACGGTATTGACCGTGGCCCGTACCGAAGACAGCAATGGCATTAAACTCCATCCAATTTGTATCGATATGCATGAATTGCTGTACCATCTGGCGGAGCGTCACGGCGACTACCTCCATCTGGAACTGGACGCGCAGCACGCCATCATTCAGGCAGACCGGATGCACCTGGTCAACGTGATTGGGAATTTAGTCGATAACGCCCTTAAATACACGCCTAAAAACCCCCTCATCCGGCTGACGACCCACAACGAGAATGGTCAACTGGTGGTGATGGTACAGGACAACGGCATTGGCATTGCGCCCGAACACCAGCCCCATATTTTCGATGCTTATTACCGGGCGCCCGGCGCTAACGCCCAAAGCGTCAAAGGATTTGGCCTGGGCTTAAGTTATGTGCAGAAAATTATTAAAGCGCACCACTGGAAGATTACATTACACAGCACTCTGGGGCAGGGAACCTCGTTCCGCATTCGGATCCCTCAGCACACCGCC
- a CDS encoding malate:quinone oxidoreductase, whose translation MPKRNKVVSSTPDVVLIGAGIMSATLGVLLKELQPDLTIEIFERLDGAAAESSDAWNNAGTGHSAFCELNYTPELPDGSIETKKAVKIAESFEVSKQFWAYLIQQNFLQDAPDFIRAIPHMSFVWGDKNVEYLRKRYEALQKSHLFHGMQYSEDPAQLEKWIPLVMEGRKNDEKVAATRMDIGTDVNFGALTRAMFYRLYNMKGVKINFAHDVRDLWRSKSLGGWKVRVENVTTGHVRDVHTKFVFIGAGGGSLRLLEKSDIPESRGYGGFPVSGQWLKCTNRDIVERHAAKVYGKASVGAPPMSVPHLDTRMIGDQKELLFGPYAGFSTKFLKHGSYMDLPKSIQMANLAPMLMAGLHNIPLTKYLIEQVMQSPEDRMAALREYFPNAKMEDWDLEIAGQRVQVIKKDEEEGGVLEFGTEVVSAADGSIAALLGASPGASTAVSIMLELMDRCFKEQMASEEWQAKLKQMIPSHGKSLAKDPTLTEEIRRSTSEVLGLDVAVYTTD comes from the coding sequence ATGCCAAAGCGCAATAAAGTCGTATCCAGTACTCCCGACGTCGTTCTGATCGGGGCTGGTATCATGAGCGCCACCCTCGGCGTTCTGTTGAAAGAACTGCAACCCGACCTGACCATCGAAATTTTTGAGCGACTCGACGGGGCAGCCGCCGAAAGCTCCGATGCCTGGAACAATGCCGGCACCGGTCACTCGGCTTTCTGTGAACTGAACTACACGCCCGAACTTCCCGACGGAAGCATCGAAACCAAAAAAGCGGTCAAGATTGCCGAGTCATTTGAGGTTTCCAAACAGTTCTGGGCGTACCTGATCCAGCAGAATTTTTTGCAGGATGCTCCCGATTTCATCCGGGCCATTCCGCACATGAGTTTTGTCTGGGGTGATAAGAATGTCGAATACCTGCGCAAACGCTACGAAGCCCTCCAGAAGAGCCACCTCTTCCACGGAATGCAGTATTCGGAAGATCCGGCCCAGCTCGAAAAGTGGATTCCGCTGGTGATGGAAGGCCGGAAGAACGACGAAAAAGTGGCCGCGACCCGCATGGATATCGGCACCGACGTCAACTTTGGCGCTCTGACCCGCGCCATGTTCTACCGGCTCTACAACATGAAGGGCGTGAAGATCAATTTTGCCCACGACGTCCGCGATCTGTGGCGGTCGAAAAGCCTGGGTGGGTGGAAAGTTCGGGTGGAAAACGTTACTACCGGCCACGTTCGGGATGTACACACCAAGTTTGTGTTCATTGGAGCGGGGGGCGGTTCGCTGCGGCTGCTCGAAAAATCGGATATTCCCGAAAGCCGGGGCTACGGCGGTTTTCCGGTGAGTGGCCAGTGGCTCAAATGCACCAACCGCGACATCGTGGAACGGCACGCGGCCAAAGTATACGGGAAAGCTTCGGTGGGTGCACCCCCGATGTCGGTACCGCACCTCGACACCCGCATGATTGGTGACCAGAAAGAGCTGCTGTTCGGACCTTATGCCGGTTTCTCAACTAAATTCCTGAAACACGGTTCCTACATGGATCTTCCCAAATCCATTCAGATGGCGAACCTGGCACCGATGCTGATGGCGGGTCTGCACAACATTCCGCTGACAAAATACCTGATTGAGCAGGTAATGCAATCGCCGGAAGATCGGATGGCGGCCCTGCGTGAATACTTCCCGAATGCGAAAATGGAAGACTGGGATCTGGAAATTGCCGGCCAGCGCGTCCAGGTGATCAAGAAAGATGAAGAAGAAGGCGGAGTGCTCGAATTCGGTACGGAGGTTGTGAGTGCCGCCGACGGCAGCATTGCGGCCCTGCTGGGTGCATCGCCGGGCGCATCAACGGCCGTTTCCATCATGCTCGAATTGATGGATCGTTGCTTCAAAGAGCAAATGGCGTCCGAGGAATGGCAGGCAAAATTAAAACAGATGATCCCGTCGCACGGAAAATCACTGGCGAAAGATCCGACACTGACCGAAGAAATCCGCCGGTCGACGAGCGAGGTGCTTGGCCTGGATGTTGCGGTTTACACAACTGATTAG
- a CDS encoding MFS transporter, protein MSLKTRIQLSMMMFLLYSVWGAWYGQMSKYLFNQLNATGDQVGNAYTAFSLAMLVAPFFVGLIADRYFAAQKVLGVLNLAGAAILFFLIRENNADQFFWLILAYCLTFAPSMSLTTSIAMQHMSNPEKEFPGIRVLGTVAWIVITNIVGFLNIGGESTIFQIAMYIALFFGLFAFTLPDTPPKPTANATVGQILGVDAFKLLKDRSFAIFFVSSVLICIPLSFYYAMANPSLTDSGMTNVENKMSLGQASEFFFMLMIPLAFKRLGVKYMLVVGLVAWIIRFLMFGYGDANTSEWMLYIAIILHGVCYDFFFVTGQIYTDNKAGERIKSSAQGLITLATYGIGMGIGSKLSGIVADIYTVNGKVNWTSVWLVPAGIAAVVLVLFILMFNDRKKPVPAQDELVTGPL, encoded by the coding sequence ATGAGCCTAAAAACCCGCATTCAGCTCTCCATGATGATGTTCCTCCTGTACTCAGTTTGGGGAGCTTGGTATGGACAGATGAGCAAGTATCTATTCAATCAATTGAACGCAACCGGTGATCAGGTCGGGAATGCCTACACGGCTTTCTCGCTGGCGATGCTGGTGGCGCCGTTTTTCGTCGGTCTGATTGCCGACCGGTATTTTGCCGCCCAGAAAGTGCTGGGCGTTTTGAACCTGGCCGGAGCGGCCATCTTGTTTTTCCTGATTCGTGAAAACAACGCGGATCAGTTTTTCTGGCTGATTCTGGCTTACTGCCTCACCTTTGCGCCTTCCATGTCGCTGACGACCTCCATCGCGATGCAGCACATGAGCAATCCGGAAAAAGAATTTCCGGGCATTCGGGTGCTGGGAACGGTGGCCTGGATTGTGATCACCAACATCGTTGGTTTTCTGAACATCGGCGGGGAGTCGACCATCTTTCAGATCGCCATGTACATCGCGCTGTTTTTCGGCCTTTTTGCTTTTACCCTGCCCGACACGCCTCCGAAACCAACCGCCAATGCTACGGTAGGCCAGATTCTGGGCGTCGATGCCTTTAAACTGCTGAAAGACCGTTCGTTCGCGATTTTCTTCGTCTCCTCGGTCCTGATCTGTATTCCGCTGTCGTTTTACTACGCCATGGCCAACCCGTCGCTGACCGATTCGGGCATGACCAACGTGGAAAATAAAATGTCGCTGGGGCAGGCTTCCGAATTTTTCTTTATGCTGATGATTCCGCTGGCCTTCAAACGGTTGGGTGTCAAATACATGCTGGTGGTCGGGCTGGTAGCCTGGATTATCCGCTTCCTGATGTTTGGTTACGGCGACGCCAACACGAGCGAATGGATGCTGTACATCGCCATCATCCTGCACGGGGTGTGCTACGATTTTTTCTTTGTGACGGGCCAGATTTATACCGACAACAAAGCCGGTGAGCGCATTAAATCGTCGGCGCAGGGGCTGATCACGCTGGCGACCTACGGGATCGGGATGGGTATCGGTTCCAAGCTGTCCGGGATTGTCGCCGACATCTATACGGTCAACGGCAAAGTAAACTGGACGTCGGTCTGGCTGGTGCCGGCCGGGATTGCCGCCGTGGTGCTCGTGCTGTTTATCCTCATGTTCAACGACCGCAAAAAGCCGGTTCCCGCCCAGGATGAGCTGGTGACGGGACCCCTATAA